In Heliangelus exortis chromosome Z, bHelExo1.hap1, whole genome shotgun sequence, a genomic segment contains:
- the NUDT2 gene encoding bis(5'-nucleosyl)-tetraphosphatase [asymmetrical], with protein sequence MAVRACGLIIYRRLQSAPSSKVTDCIEYLLLQTSYGTHHWTPPKGHVDPGEDDLQTALRETEEEAGLQASQLTLIEGYRKELHYPVHGKPKTVVYWLAEMKDCNTEIKLSEEHQAFQWLKLEDACKFAEYEDMQAMLKEVHQFLCSKE encoded by the exons ATGGCTGTGAGAGCTTGTGGCTTGATCATCTACAGGAGGCTGCAGTCAGCACCATCTTCTAAGGTCACTGACTGCATTGAATACCTCCTCCTTCAGACATCCTATGGAACCCATCACTGGACCCCACCCAAAG GCCATGTGGACCCAGGAGAGGATGACCTGCAGACAGCCTTACGAGAAACAGAGGAGGAGGCTGGTCTTCAGGCCAGCCAGCTCACTCTCATAGAGGGCTACAGGAAAGAACTACACTATCCTGTCCATGGCAAACCTAAGACTGTAGTTTACTGGCTGGCAGAAATGAAGGACTGTAACACAGAAATCAAGCTTTCGGAGGAGCACCAAGCTTTCCAATGGCTGAAGCTGGAGGATGCTTGCAAATTTGCAGAATATGAAGACATGCAAGCTATGCTGAAGGAAGTGCATCAGTTTCTCTGCTCCAAAGAATAA